In Helianthus annuus cultivar XRQ/B chromosome 3, HanXRQr2.0-SUNRISE, whole genome shotgun sequence, a single window of DNA contains:
- the LOC110930714 gene encoding phylloplanin: MAMKSFILLIPILIVIFVGTQAEAQLPPTTAGASFNISGIVLCSTDSSVYNVATPTPPFPNATVQLLCDGNVIASTTTSESGGFSFLVRLQATLTTVLASCKVDVVTPLSACNATLPSTSPSLEASLRATIQSSVTTSKIITSPFQVMGSL, encoded by the exons ATGGCAATGAAATCTTTCATCCTCCTAATCCCCATTTTGATTGTAATTTTTGTTGGAACACAAGCTGAAGCTCAACTTCCTCCTACTACTGCTGGCGCTTCATTTAACATAAGTGGAATTGTCTTGTGTTCGACGGATAGCAGCGTTTATAATGTCGCAACCCCAACCCCTCCGTTCCCAA ATGCTACAGTTCAATTATTATGTGATGGAAATGTGATAGCCTCGACCACAACAAGTGAATCGGGAGGATTCTCTTTTCTCGTTCGGCTTCAAGCTACTCTCACCACTGTTTTAGCATCTTGTAAGGTAGATGTTGTTACACCACTCTCGGCTTGTAACGCAACCCTACCTTCAACCTCCCCGTCTCTTGAAGCCTCACTACGAGCAACCATTCAAAGCAGCGTGACCACTAGTAAGATTATTACATCGCCATTCCAAGTGATGGGAAGTTTATGA
- the LOC110930715 gene encoding phylloplanin: MAMKSIISITILAVVLVATQAQALGIIPDVNVGTLVNINGTVSCSVNASVSGTTPAPPFPNATVALSCGGRVIATTMTNNMGMLNIMVMLNQFLPITLSNITSSCRLVVVTPLSTCNATLPSNGTLEAPLRFVNSTVISTTSGLRNSLNFLAPNFTLRVQA; the protein is encoded by the exons ATGGCAATGAAATCTATCATCTCAATCACCATTTTGGCTGTTGTTTTAGTGGCAACACAAGCTCAAGCGCTAGGAATCATTCCGGATGTTAACGTTGGTACTTTGGTAAACATCAATGGAACTGTATCTTGTTCTGTGAATGCCAGTGTTAGTGGCACAACCCCAGCCCCTCCCTTTCCAA ATGCTACAGTCGCCCTATCATGCGGTGGAAGAGTGATTGCCACAACCATGACAAATAACATGGGAATGCTTAACATTATGGTCATGTTAAATCAATTTCTTCCAATTACTCTTAGCAACATCACATCATCTTGTAGACTAGTTGTTGTCACACCACTCTCGACTTGTAACGCAACTCTGCCATCAAACGGAACTCTAGAAGCGCCACTACGATTCGTTAATAGCACCGTTATTAGCACCACTAGTGGGCTTAGAAATTCTCTGAATTTTTTAGCACCGAATTTCACCTTGCGCGTCCAAGCTTAG